The genomic stretch TATGTTTTAATAGTCATAGGTAATAAAAATGATGATTTTAAAGGTTGTATTGAAACAATATTATTGGAAAAACTTAAGATAGATGAGAAAATTAATGATATAATACACAGAGTATTAGAATATGAACAACAGAAGGTAGAGCATCTTTCAACATGTGATAAAGATAAAATACGTTTTTATTTATCAATTTTTTGCTTTCTAGCGAACCAACATTGCTTTATCTATCTAGAAAGTTTACAGAAGAATTATTTAGAATAGTTGTGGAGGATATTATGCGAAATATTATCGCTGATTTTATAAAAATTAAATAACGTTACCAAAAAGTTCTATTACTTAAGAATTATACCCTAAACCCTTAGAAAGATATTCTTCAGCTTCAGACATATACTTAATAGCTAATTCTAACCTAATCCTAATTCCGGCTTGAGGATCTACTTTAGATAATGCTGAAAGTATAAGATTTTCAACATCAATGCCCATCTCTTCAGCCTTTCTTATTAACTCTTCCATAAGGGATACTTAACTTAAAGCTTTAAAAAACATTGAAAAAGAGTTCACTATGACCGCTTATAGCTTAAAAGCTTCTATCTCTGATCTTATAATATCAAGATACTGTTGGTAAATTAACTTCTTAAAAACATTATTAAAAACTAGTGGAGTTTCATAATAAAATAACTAGCGACGGAAAAGTTTCTCTAGAGCCTAAATTGCAAACTCGTCACAGAAAAAGCATTACGGTACTAAGTTTGATTCTTAATTCTTCAAAAAAGAAATATAAATGAATGAAGGATTTTTTAGTAGACGCGGATTTACATCAGTAATAATTTTGGTTAATCTTCTATTAAACTTTTCGCTTTATAATATTTATCCGTGGCTTATCTGAACCCGCCATTGCTTAAGAGATCATACATACTCGTTGTCGAGAGAAACACCTATATAGGTGCCCTTGGTGGAATTAAAAGTAAGGAGAAGTTACGCCATGGGTTAAACACTCATAAGAATTTCTAACTAATTAGGTTTTTAAATAGTCATACTAAAAAATAATTATGGGCTTAATTTACATTGATGGGATAGTGAAAAATGAACGAGGAGAAAGTGAGAAAGTAAGGTTCTTAATTGACTCCGGTGCTTATTATACCGTTTTAAAGAAAGAAATATGGCAAAAATTGGGCTTAAAGGAAATTTCTCGCGTATCGTTAATCTTAGCTGATGGGACAGCCATAGAGAGGGGAGTTTCTGAAGCCATAATAGAATTGCCACCTTACGGTGAAAGGCACTCACCAGTAATCCTAGGTGAGAGTGAAGACGAGAATCTATTAGGCGTAGTAACTCTCGAAATATTCGGATTAGTTTTAGATCCTTTAAAGAGGGAGATAAGACAAGGTAGGATAATAATGAAATAAAGAGCAAATCCTTTTGGGTTCAACTCTCATAATTTATTACTTAAATGTATAAGTTTTTGACAAATTAAAATAAATCCATTATTTATCATCTTATTCAACCTTTTCCACGGGTACTCCGATGATGAAGTTAAACCTTGATAAGTATAGCAGTTGTTCTACTTTAACGCAGCTTAAAGATTTTCATCAAACCAAGAGCACCCCCTAAACGAATTTCAACGAACCGGAGAAACTCCTCCACACTCCTCAAGTTAAGGGAACTAATCAAATCCCTAACCGTGTTAACCACCATCACGAAGAGGAGTAGATAACCTTGAAGCCTCCTTCTCTTGAGGAAAGAGGAATCTTGCATACCCAAGGCCTTCACGTCCCTATGCAACTTCTCTATCTCCCACCTGATCTTCCAAGTCCTCTCTATCTCCTCATCCCTCAAGTTAAGGTCAGTAGTGTACAAGTTCAGCCTATTATCTTTATATACCAGTATTAACAACTTTATAGTAATAACTTGGTCTCCTAGGGTCAAATCAGCCAAGTAAGACCCAGGAGGGAGATCTCCGACGTGGGGGTGCCCCTCCACCCCCAACGTCCCCTCCAAAGGCCTAACCCTTAGAAGCCTCCTATTAGACTTCAACTCAGAAACCACACCACCCCCCACCAACTTCTCAGACCAATACCAAGAGTCGAAAACAACCCTACATACGGGGAATAGTCCTTTGAGGGTCTCGATAATTTCCGCAGCCATCTCGATCTTGGTCTTGAATTCACTCACCATCCCGCTCTCCCACATCTTTCTTGTTGCGTAGGGGAATGCGCCGACTAAGTGGCTTTTTCCCGTGGCTAAGTCGTATAAGGCTATTGTGAGGACTTGTATGCCTGGTTCGAATCTCTTGTGTGTGGAGCACCATGCGAAGTAGTTACCATGCTTGCTTGCTATGCCCTCTATTCTGGAATAGGGTTTGTGGTCGAAGGTATCATCAATTATTACTACCACGGGCCCAACTATCACTTTTCTTAACGTCTCGAGGTAGTCTCTCCATGTGTTCTCTAAGTCCTCTAGTGCTTTTAGTAGGTTGGCGTAGTTTAATCCGAATGTGATGGATGTGTTTCTGATGCTTGCCCTCCCTCCTATCAAGGCCATGAGTGTTAAACCTAGTGATACTTTCCTGCTTAACCCGTTCATTCTCAGTATTCCGACTAAGGAATTGAAGGACTTGATGAACTCACTCCTCGCAATGTCGAGCTTTTTCTCGGACTTCACAGTTTTTAATCAACCAGATGCGAAATTAAAAACTTTATCGATAATACCGTGAACTTTGTATTACCAAGGGAAATTAGAATAACTGCTAATAAGTAGTTGATTACGTCTACTGAGTAGAATCCGGCATCTAGTGCTACTAGTCCTAATGCTAGTATTTGTTTTATTAGGTTTTCAACTATCTTTAGTCTAGTCATTCTATGCGTGTGAATGCTAGTATTAGTGTTTTTCCCTTGTTGTCGTGTAATTCTACGCGTGGCCTTTTTCTGATCCGCTTAGTCCTTCTTCTGGTTTTCCATTGTTATTGATGTCCAGTCTATTGATATGTTTACTCTTTTTCTTCCGCTTAGCTAATTGATTGTTTTTGATCACGTTTAGTATTTGTTCTATTATTTGTGGTTGTTCTTTCACGTAGTTTCTTACTGTTTGTGGTGATATGCTAAACTCTTTTGCCTTGTTTTCCACGGAATCTTTTGCTAGTGCTGCTGTTACAAGTGTTTTCTTGACTTCTTCCCTTGAAGTTTCTGATGGAAAATAATTTTTCCTCGATTTGTACACGTAGTTTAGGGTAGATGTAGTCTGG from Sulfolobus sp. S-194 encodes the following:
- a CDS encoding transposase: MKSEKKLDIARSEFIKSFNSLVGILRMNGLSRKVSLGLTLMALIGGRASIRNTSITFGLNYANLLKALEDLENTWRDYLETLRKVIVGPVVVIIDDTFDHKPYSRIEGIASKHGNYFAWCSTHKRFEPGIQVLTIALYDLATGKSHLVGAFPYATRKMWESGMVSEFKTKIEMAAEIIETLKGLFPVCRVVFDSWYWSEKLVGGGVVSELKSNRRLLRVRPLEGTLGVEGHPHVGDLPPGSYLADLTLGDQVITIKLLILVYKDNRLNLYTTDLNLRDEEIERTWKIRWEIEKLHRDVKALGMQDSSFLKRRRLQGYLLLFVMVVNTVRDLISSLNLRSVEEFLRFVEIRLGGALGLMKIFKLR
- a CDS encoding aspartyl protease family protein — translated: MGLIYIDGIVKNERGESEKVRFLIDSGAYYTVLKKEIWQKLGLKEISRVSLILADGTAIERGVSEAIIELPPYGERHSPVILGESEDENLLGVVTLEIFGLVLDPLKREIRQGRIIMK
- a CDS encoding DUF4322 domain-containing protein, which produces MYKSRKNYFPSETSREEVKKTLVTAALAKDSVENKAKEFSISPQTVRNYVKEQPQIIEQILNVIKNNQLAKRKKKSKHINRLDINNNGKPEEGLSGSEKGHA